The Deltaproteobacteria bacterium genomic interval CCCGCTGATGGAGCACTTCGACGCCGAGAAGCTGACCGTGCGGCGCGAGAACACCCGCGTGCTCCGCGCGCAGTAGCGCACGCCATACACTCATCGCTCCCTTTCGATCGCTGAGGCTGAAAGGAGGGCAAATACTCCGGCATTGCCGACAGGCCGGTCCCTAAGAACTTCGAGTGCATATCTGTGAAATCTCTCTAACATCATCCTCTTGTTCGCTGGTTCGCTTGCATGTCATGATTCACTCAATGATGAATGGTGCCAGCTCCGGGAGTCAGACCATGTGCAGTCGCCGCACTCGCATCCCGTTGTGGTCGGTTTTCGCGGTCTGCGTAATTGCAGCAGTCGCGACCGGATGTGCCTCGACTCGATCTTGGACCTATCGGCCGGAAGCGCCGGTCGATCGCCAACCGATCATGGACAGAACGGTAGTTGTCCTTCCCGTCGAAGATCTTAGGACGAATGAAAACACTGACCTAATGTCGTTGTACTTGATACCGCTCATGCCGTTTGGCTGGCAGACGTTCGACACGCCTGAGGGCCCAGACCGGCATTTGACCAGCCGAACTTGGAATTTCCGTCCTTCAGAAGACATTGCGAAGGCAATCGCGCAAGATCTTCAGAATTTGGGATTGTTCAAAGAGTCTTTCTTTGGGTTCAGGAGCTCTGAGGGCGATCTCGTTCTCCGTAGCCAACTCCATTCAACGCGGTACGAGTCTCGGCTGATCTCCTACTGCCTTTCCGTATACGGTCCACTCCTTTGGTTCATCGGTTTTCCCAGTGGAACCTACTCGAATGAGCTTCGACTCGAGCTTCGATTGGAGGATCGAAGTACGGGGGAGCTGTTTTGGGCGGGGGGTGTCAACGAGATCGAGGGCAGTGTCGTTTGGTTCTACGCTCTCGATGCAGACTTCAACTACGACTCATTGCTTAAGCGCGGACTGCGATTGGCATTCACAGACCTGTCTTCTGAACTGGCCAAACGAACGGAGAGATCAGAAAGGCCATAGAGCGCCCTGATAGAGAGGTTGAGGGAGGACGACGGGTGCAGTTCCTCCCCGTCTCGAAGAGCGCTCAGCCCCCGGCGCCCATCTCGGCGCGGAACTGACGCAGCATGATTCGCGCGTAGAGCCCGGGCGCGACCCGCGAGACCCACCAGGCCAGCCACGCCACGCGGCCGACGGTGAGCAGGCTCTGGCCGGACTCGAGCGCGCGCACGATGCGCTCGGCCACCGCGTCGGGCTCGAGCGCCGCGCCGACCACGGTGCGCGGGCCCTGCGCCGCCGCGCCGTCGGCGCCCAGATGCGCCTGCTCGATTCCGGTGCGGATGAACGACGGGCAGACCACGAGCACGCCCACGCCGGTGCCGTCGAGCTCGGCGCGGAGCGTGTCGAAGTAGCCGTGCAGCGCGTGCTTGCTGGCCGAGTAGCCCGCGCGCGCGGCGAGCGGCGAGAAGCCGGCCACGCTCGAGATCGCCACGACCGCTCCGCGGCGCGCGACGATCGCGTCGAGCGCGGCGTGCGTCGCGTTCACGGCGCCGAAGAAGTTCACCTGCATCACGCGCCGGATCACCTCGGCCCGCGTCGTCCGCAGCAGGCTGCGGTGGCTGATGCCCGCGTTGTTCACCAGCACGTCGAGCCCGCCGAAGCGCGCCACCACCGCGGCCACCGCGTCGCGGCAATCGTCCTCTCGCGTCAGGTCGCAGACGCGCGTGAGCAGCCCCGACGCTCCGTGCTCCGCCGCCAGCCGCTCGAGCCCGGCCGCGTCGACGTCGAGCGCGGCGACGCTCGCGCCGCGGCGAGCGAACGCCGCGACCAGCGCGCGGCCGAGCCCGCCCGCCGCGCCCGTCACGGCCACCACGCGCCCGGAGAAATCGCGCTGCGCCATGCGCTACGCCGCGAAGAGCGCGAGGCAGCCGGTGCCTTCGAGCACGGCGTCGAGCGCTCTTCGGTCGTCGGGCGCGAGCGCCGCCCTGCCCTCGCGCAGCCAGTGCAGGCACTTCGCCTGGTACGGGAAGACCTGCTGCTTCCAGGGCCGGCCGTCGATGCTGCACTCGACCAGCGTCGCGCCGCGCGCCTGCGCTGCGGCGTTCGCGAGCAGGAACGGCGCGTAGACCCGGCCGATCTCGCCGAGCAGCGCACGGAGCGAGTCGGGAATCCGGTCGCGCGTGATCCAGTCGCCGTCGGCGGGCTCGAGGCCGGACAGGTCCTCGACGATCTCGACCCAAGCGACCACGCGAGGCGCCAGCCTCAGCGCGACATCGCTCGGTGTCGGATCGAAGCCGGCGAGCTGCGTGAGCTGGCCGTAGAGCGCGAAGTCGCACGCTCCGGGCCGCGCGCCGAGCGCGAAGCGCGACTGCTCGAGCCGCGAGGACAGGAGCGCGAGCAGTCGGCGGTAGCTCTCCTCGATCACCGGGCCGGTCGTCGCGTTCGAGCCGACCACGCCGAGCCGCCCGATCTGCCGCTCGGCGACGGCCTTGGCCTGCGCCTGCGCCTGCCCCTCGGCCTGGTCGGTCCTTCGCCAGCGAGGCAGGATGGCCGCGGCCTTGGCGATGTCGGCCGCGTAGGTCCAGCGGTAGTGGAACATCGCCTTGGTGAGCCACTCGTCGGCGTAGTCCTCGATCAGCGCGTCGAGATAGGCGACGACGGGATCGGTGGGAATCACCGAGCGGCCCGGGTAGCGCGACTCGAGCTCGCGGATCAGCGGCGTCGAGTCGACGCGCGCCTCGAGCGCGCCGTCGGCGTCGCGCATTACGAGCTGCGGCAGGAGCTCGACGCGCGGCTTGGGCAGGCCGCGCGACTCCGGGCCGCCCGCCTGCACCCAGACGAACGGGATGCGCCGGTAGCGCAGCACCGCGCGAAGCTTGCGGCTGTACGGCGAGCCGGGCGCGCCGACCAGGACGAGTGTCTCGGGATCCATCGCGTTCTCCTTCGTCAGCTCCGGCCGATGCCGTTCACGAGCGCGAGCACCATCCGCTCCATCGCCGCCGTCGCGCGCTCGCGGCCGAGCCGTTGGTCGGCGCGCAGGCGGTCCCAGACGTCGAACGAGGTCGCCGCGTCGAGCGCCTCGACCAGGTCCCCGGGCGCGCGTCGCAGCTCCGGCAGCCAGCCGAGCAGGTCGGCGCGGAGCGCTCGCACGAGCTGGCCGTGCTGCCGGGCGAGGTACGCCGAGCGCCAGCGCTGCGAGTTCCCCGAGCGTTTGTACGGCGCGATCTGCTCGTACAGGCGGACGCGCCGCTCGACCAATCCAAGCGCGCGGATGTCGAGGCTCCCATCGGGATGCGGGCCGAGAAGCAGCGGCAAGGCCTGCGCGCGCACGCGCTCGTCGATCTCGGCGAACAGGCTGTCCATGTCGGAGAAGTGCCGGAACACGGTGCGGATGCCGACCTTCGCGCGCGCGGCGACCTGCTGCGCGGTCGGCTGCAGCACGCCCTCGCCGACCAGATCGATCAGCGCCTGCACCATGGCCGCGCGGCTGCGCTCGCTGCGGCGGACGCGCCCATCGGCAGCGCCTTCCGCGTCCCGCGGCGGGCGGGGGCGCGCGGATTTCCGCGTCAGCGCTCGCACGTGAAGATCCTCCCGCCCTGTTTGCGCACGCGCAGGCCGCGAAGCGCGGCGTCGAGCTCGAGCAGATCGCGCCCGCCGGTGAACTCCGCGAGCAGGCCCTCGATCTGCGCGCGGCCGGGCCCGGTGGCGACACATTCGCGGATCACATCGGCGAGCCTCTGCAGCATCCAGACGTGGTACGGCACGACCATGCGCCGCTCGCGAAGCCCGCCGAGCTCGAACTCGTGGGTGAGCGGGCCGTCGCCGGTCTGCAGCGCCTCGAAGCCGGGCGTGGGCGTGAACGTCTTGCCCGGCAGCTCCGCGCCCGGCGCGTGGCGGCCGCTCGCGAGGTA includes:
- a CDS encoding helix-turn-helix transcriptional regulator encodes the protein MCRHRARPRADRGPARGVHRRARSARARRRASRPARAQTGREDLHVRALTRKSARPRPPRDAEGAADGRVRRSERSRAAMVQALIDLVGEGVLQPTAQQVAARAKVGIRTVFRHFSDMDSLFAEIDERVRAQALPLLLGPHPDGSLDIRALGLVERRVRLYEQIAPYKRSGNSQRWRSAYLARQHGQLVRALRADLLGWLPELRRAPGDLVEALDAATSFDVWDRLRADQRLGRERATAAMERMVLALVNGIGRS
- a CDS encoding glutathione S-transferase, with translation MDPETLVLVGAPGSPYSRKLRAVLRYRRIPFVWVQAGGPESRGLPKPRVELLPQLVMRDADGALEARVDSTPLIRELESRYPGRSVIPTDPVVAYLDALIEDYADEWLTKAMFHYRWTYAADIAKAAAILPRWRRTDQAEGQAQAQAKAVAERQIGRLGVVGSNATTGPVIEESYRRLLALLSSRLEQSRFALGARPGACDFALYGQLTQLAGFDPTPSDVALRLAPRVVAWVEIVEDLSGLEPADGDWITRDRIPDSLRALLGEIGRVYAPFLLANAAAQARGATLVECSIDGRPWKQQVFPYQAKCLHWLREGRAALAPDDRRALDAVLEGTGCLALFAA
- a CDS encoding SDR family oxidoreductase, with translation MAQRDFSGRVVAVTGAAGGLGRALVAAFARRGASVAALDVDAAGLERLAAEHGASGLLTRVCDLTREDDCRDAVAAVVARFGGLDVLVNNAGISHRSLLRTTRAEVIRRVMQVNFFGAVNATHAALDAIVARRGAVVAISSVAGFSPLAARAGYSASKHALHGYFDTLRAELDGTGVGVLVVCPSFIRTGIEQAHLGADGAAAQGPRTVVGAALEPDAVAERIVRALESGQSLLTVGRVAWLAWWVSRVAPGLYARIMLRQFRAEMGAGG